ACCTGGTGGCACCGTGGATCCGGCGACAGGATCGGTGTGCGTGGAGAACTCGGCGCGAGATGCGGCTCTTGCATCGCTCCCACCCTTCGAGGGCAGAGGTTGGGTCGACAGCACGAGCTCATACCCGTGCTTACCTCTGGTCACCTTTCTGACGCGACCCGAAAGCCGCAACATGTATGACGACCCGTCGTATTTGCTCTTCTTTCACGACGGCCAGTATTTGGGCAAGGCCGATGACGTTCCGTATCCGAATATGAGTGTCGCGGACTCCGGCTACGACTTCGTCACCATCGCGTACCGCTGGCGAGTCCCAGGTGACGACGCCATCTCCCCGGGTGGTGGGCCGGCCTTGGTGCGCTACCAGTTGAACGGATCCTCCGTCGAGACAATCGGAGCGATTCCGGTCGAGGTGACGGGGTGAGTTGAGCGGCTCCGCCGCATGTGCACGAAAACTCGTCGCAGAGGCCGAGTTTCCGCGCACCACAATCAGTCGGCGAC
The nucleotide sequence above comes from Rhodococcoides fascians A25f. Encoded proteins:
- a CDS encoding LppP/LprE family lipoprotein — translated: MASAWQLDEQGDPCATLAWATARIADATSSSPETVLFFHDNTYLGTATAEQYAFTTVVDQLPDTVAVSYKWINPGDANANPTGGPALVRYRWNGLSVDMLDQLPPEVLNPPRANPAPSPAPGPAPVPAPGPAPGPAPGGTVDPATGSVCVENSARDAALASLPPFEGRGWVDSTSSYPCLPLVTFLTRPESRNMYDDPSYLLFFHDGQYLGKADDVPYPNMSVADSGYDFVTIAYRWRVPGDDAISPGGGPALVRYQLNGSSVETIGAIPVEVTG